The window ATTCGAGTGCTGCCGATATGAAAAAAGAGCTTTCGTCAGGTTTGAGTGAGAAGGTAGTTAGGCAAGCGCCTAAAAGGGCGCGTTCGCATGCTGCAACGAGGCGACGTCCTGTGCATACATCCCGGCAAAACAAACAAGTGAGAAAGAAAAAAACAAAAAAGAAGCTCTGGAAAACGATCGTTAAGGAAACGCTCTGGATTGGTGTGATATTAAGTGCTTTGTATGTATGTATTCTTTTATTATATCGGTAAGCGAATTTTAAATGTCCCTCCTTGTGGTCTTGTTTTGAGTAGTGGTAAGATAAGCGTTAGTGAAGCTGTTTATTTGCATGTTGAAAGGAAGGTCGCGGATGCTTGAAGACGTCAAAGACATTTTGACAGAAGAGAATCTGATCTTTCCAGGGGATACATTAATTGTCGGTGTTTCAGGAGGCCCAGATTCAATGGCGCTTCTCTACACACTGAATACTTTAAAGAAAGACTTTGCTTTAACCATTGTCGTCGCTCATGTCAATTATCGCCTAAGAGGTTCAGCATCCGATCAGGATGAATTGTTCGTTCAGCGCATTTGTCACGATTGGGATGTGCAATTTGAGGGTACACAAATGGAAGATCCCTCCTTTATTAAAAGCGGACATTCATTGCAAATGGCTGCACGAGAGGAACGTTTTCATTATTTTATTCAGTTGGCAAAAAAGTATAAGGCTGCCGCCATCTGTCTAGGTCACCATGGGGATGATCAAATGGAAACGATGTTATTGAGATTGGTAAATGGTGGCAGCCCAAGCAGTTTGGTCGGTTTGCAGTTTAGGAGGTATCACTCTGGCTTTCGTATTGTTCGGCCAATGCTAGGGTTAACGAAGTCTGAGGTTTTGCAAGGGTGTCGTTTACATCGCATTCCTTTTCGTCTAGATGATACGAATGAAAAAAGGGACTATGTGAGAAACCGCCTTCGCCATGACGTCCTTCCTCTGTTGAAATTAGAAAACCCCCAGGTGCATGAACGTTTTCAAGAGATGAGTCGCCAGCTTTTAGAAGACGAGATGGTTCTGCATGAAGGTGCAAATAACCTTTATCGAGAGTGTTTTACGACAACTGAAAGTGGGATCGTTCTGCACGATATCCCGTCCTTTTTAAACCAACCTCCCGCATACACGCGACGCGCGATTCGAATCATGTTAGCAAATATCCATTCGTCGTTTGCACCAGGCCGATTGCCGACGCACCGAATTGACTCTTTGATGACATGGCTTCGTGAGGGTAAGGGCATATTTCAATTTGGTCATAACATCGAGTCCATTCGAGAATACGAAAAAGTTTATTTCTACAACAAAGAGCGGATTGACGACACGGCAAAACCCGTTTCAATCCAGTCACACATGATTCAAAAATCAGATACACATGTCGATGTTCAAGAAGGTCATCTGTTTGTTGAAGGGTCATCATCTGCTCGCCATGATCGTTGTGAGATCAATGGTGAAGAGCGCTTGTCGATTCGTCTAAAGGACGAAGATTTTCCGTTGAAATGGAGAGTGAGGCAATCGGGTGATCGGGTCATTATTCCTCACGTCGGCACGAAAAAAGTATCGAGAATCATGATTGATCGTAAAATACCAGCATCCAAAAGGGGGACATGGCCCTTGCTCGTTACTGCACGAGGGTTTGTGATTTGGGTCATAGGCTTGCAAGAAGGCGTTGTTCCTGATGCAAATGAGGATGATGAGTTATTTTATTTTACATATTTCAGCGAAGCCAAAAACAGGGGGCACATGAATGATGAGAGATGAGATTGAATCTGTACTAATCACCGAGGAAGCCATTCAAGAAAAGATTCAAGCGTTAGCAGCTGTATTAACCGAGGAGTACAATAATAGGTTTCCGCTGGCGGTCGGAGTTTTAAAGGGCGCGATGCCATTTATGTCTGACCTGCTCAAGCGAATGGATACCCATCTTGAAATGGATTTTATGGATGTATCCAGTTATGGAAAAATACAATCTCCTCAGGTGAGGTAAAAATTATTAAAGACTTGGATACTTCAGTAGAGGGTAGGGACATATTAATCATTGAGGACATCATCGACAGTGGTTTAACTTTGCATTATCTTGTTGATTTATTTTATCATCGAAAGGCAAACTCTGTGAAGATTGTCACCTTGTTGGATAAGCCAGGTGGTCGTAAAATTGACATTGTTGCTGATTACATCGGATTTGAAGTTCCAGATGAATTTGTCGTTGGTTACGGTCTTGATTACGCTGAGCGCTACCGGAACCTTCCTTATATTGGAATATTGAAGCCGGAGATTTATCAGTCTTGAAAAATGTTCACAGGATATCCAATTGTATAGAATCTGAAGACGCGCACATAAGGGCTATATGTTGTATACGTAAAAATGATTGTGGTACTATTTACTATAGTTTGTGTTTGCTGGTGGGAGGAGGTAAGGAATGAATCGGATTTTCCGAAATACACTATTCTATTTGATTATTTTCTTGGTTGTCATCGGAGTGGTTACCTATATTAACGGCGGCAACCAAAACTCAGAACAACTGAACTATACACAACTGATGGATAATCTTGAGCAAGGGAATGTCGAAAAAATTCAACTCCGTCCTGAGCGAGGTATACTCGAGGAAGAGGAATGCTGAGCTCGTATGAGGAAGGCGAATTTTTCATTTCGTACGTTCCAGACACTTCAGGATTGTATGAGCAAATTGAGAGCCTTGCAAATGAGCAAAATGCGGATGTCACATACCAACCAGCAGAAGAAGCTAGCGTTTGGTTAACTTTCTTTACAACACTCATCCCGTTTGTCATTATCTTCATTCTTTTCTTCTTCTTGTTGAATCAGGCACAGGGTGGCGGAAGCCGTGTCATGAACTTCGGTAAAAGTAAGGCGAAAATGTATACCGAAGAGAAAAAGAAAGTGCGCTTTAAAGATGTTGCCGGCGCAGATGAAGAGAAACAGGAGCTTGTTGAAGTTGTCGATTTCCTTAAAGATCCACGTAAGTTCTCAGACGTTGGAGCACGAATTCCGAAAGGGGTCTTGCTTGTAGGACCTCCAGGTACTGGTAAAACGTTGCTTGCTCGTGCAGTTGCCGGTGAAGCAGGAACGCCATTTTTCTCGATTAGTGGTTCTGACTTTGTTGAGATGTTTGTCGGTGTTGGTGCGTCAAGGGTGCGTGACCTCTTTGAAAATGCAAAGAAAAACGCGCCATGTATCATTTTTATTGATGAAATTGATGCAGTGGGTCGCCAGCGTGGTGCTGGACTCGGCGGCGGACACGACGAGCGTGAACAGACGTTGAACCAATTGCTTGTGGAGATGGATGGTTTTGGAGTCAATGAAGGCATTATTATCATTGCAGCGACAAACCGTGCAGATATTCTTGACCCAGCCCTTTTACGCCCAGGCCGTTTCGACCGGCAAATTACGGTTGACCGTCCAGATGTGAAGGGTCGTGAAGAAGTATTACACGTACACGCGCGTAATAAACCGCTTGATGAGTCGGTAGATCTTAAAACGATCGCGATGCGTACACCAGGATTTTCCGGTGCTGATTTGGAAAACCTGTTAAACGAAGCAGCTCTTGTTGCCGCAAGGGAAGATAAAAAGAAAATTGAAATGTTGCATGTGGAAGAGGCGATCGACCGGGTCATTGCTGGTCCAGCGAAGAAAAGTCGTGTCATTTCCGAGAAAGAGCGAAACATCGTCGCTTATCACGAAGCCGGTCATACAATTATCGGGATGGTTTTAGATGAGGCTGACATGGTGCATAAAGTGACGATTGTGCCAAGAGGTCAAGCTGGCGGTTACGCAGTCATGCTGCCAAAAGAAGATCGCTACTTTATGACAAAGCCAGAGCTGCTTGATAAAATTACTGGTCTCCTTGGTGGGCGCGTAGCTGAAGAAATTACCTTTGGTGAAGTGAGTACGGGAGCTCATAATGACTTTCAACGATCGACCGGAATTGCTCGCCGAATGGTGACCGAGTTCGGTATGAGTGACAAACTTGGTCCGCTGCAATTTGGGCAGTCCCAAGGTCAAGTGTTCTTAGGTCGTGACATTCAAAATGAGCCGAACTACAGTGATGCGATTGCTCATGAAATTGACTTGGAAGTGCAAAGCTTCGTTAAAGAAAGCTATGAACGCGCACGTCAAATTTTAACTGAGAATCGAGATAAACTAGAGCTTGTAGCTCAAACGCTCTTACGTGTCGAAACCCTCGATGCTAAGCAGATTAAAAGTCTGTTTGAGACAGGTACTTTGCCAGAACCATCTTCAGATGAAGAAGATGAGGTTAAGGTAAATATCCAGTCGAAGAAAGAAGACGTCTATGAAGAAACGACGAATGTCACAGACGTTGATGAAGAAAAGAAAAAAGACGAATAATCGTTGTGGAGTGTAGACAAAGTCTAGAATGGCTTTGTCTACAACTCTTTCTAGGGACATGTAGAAACCTTGCTCGATTCGGCTTCGATTGTATGACAAGCGAAGTCAGAACCTTAGTTCAAGCAGCAGAACGTGTTCGGTGAGCCGCGGTGAATGAAAATGTGTGCCGAGATCGTCCAGCAATACGTTCGTTAGATGAGGCGCGCTGATGGTTGGGCAAGCAACCCGTACGTTTGTAGGGGATAAGGCGGGCTAAATAGAAGTGACTGTCTCAGGCTGACGACAGAGGCCGTTCTTTCTGGAGCGCTCTTCTAGTTCAGCCTTTTTATCATCAATCCTTCCGTAGGAGTTGATCAGATGATTGTCGTCATTGATGTTGGCAATACACATACAGTATTTGGCGTGTTTCAGCAAGGTGCACTTCAAGCACGCTGGCGTTTTGCCACCGATGTTTATCGCACAAGTGATGAGTATGCGGTGTTACTCCGCTCTTCATTTCAATCGGCTGGATTGACAATGGAGCAGGTCAAAGGTTCTATCGTAGCGACGGTTGTTCCGCCTTTGTTGCGAACGATTCAAGTGATGTGCAAAGCGTTATTTGGCCATGCAGCAGTTGTCGTCGGCCCCGGAATTCGCACAGGGCTCAATATTATGACAGATCACCCAAGTGAGGTAGGAGCTGATCGGATCGTCAATGCCGTCGCTGCATTGACGCGTTTTCCAGTCCCGCTCATTATTATCGACTTTGGCACAGCGACAACATTCTGCTACATTAATGCCAAACGACAATACATGGGTGGGGTGATCCTTCCTGGATTACAGCTTTCTGCCGATGCGCTTTATGAAAAAGCGTCGAAGCTGACACGCACAGAATTGACGCGACCGCTAGGCGTCATCGGGAAAAATACGACGAGCTCCTTGCAGTCTGGGTTATATTACGGTGGGGTTGGACAAGTCGAAGGTATTGTATCGCAGATCAAGGAAGAAGCTAATGCTGAGCCAACAGTTGTAGCAACGGGCGGCTTAAGTACTTTTTTAGCAAAAGACCTTCCGTGTATAGATGTAATAGACCCTCACCTTACGTTAAAAGGCTTATACGATTTGTATGTGAAAAATGAAAGGAGCATCTAAATGTCAGACTATCTAGTTCGTGCACTTGCGTTTGATGGAAACGTTCGAGCTTATGCTGCTCGAACGACAGAAGCTGTAAAAGAGGCTCAAAAGAGACACACGACCTGGCCGACTGCTTCAGCGGCTATGGGAAGAGCAATGACTGCTGGTGTTATGATGGGGTACATGATCAAAAATGGGAAAAAAATCACGATTACGATTCAAGGTGGCGGACCGATTGGTGCCATTGTCGTCGATGCTACACCGACAGGAGATGTGCGTGCTTACGTATCCAATCCGCATGTACATTTTGATTTAAATGAACAAGGAAAGCTTGATGTTCGCCGAGCTGTTGGTGTAGATGGGTTTTTATCTGTTGCCAAAGACCTTGGTCTGCGCAATCATTTCACTGGGCAAGTTCCTATTATTTCCGGAGAACTTGGGGATGATTTTACGTATTACTTCGTTCATTCGGAACAAATTCCATCTGCTGTTGGTGTTGGGGTATTGGTCAACCCTGATAACAGTGTTTTAGCTTCAGGGGGCTTTATTATTCAGTTAATGCCAGGCGCTAATGAAGAGATCATTGCTTTTATCGAGAAGCGTGTCCAGAATATGACGCCTGTTTCAAAGCTGATTGAAGAAGGGAAGACACCTGAGGAGATCATTGAAGAAGTACTGGGAGAAGGAGAAGCGCAATTTTTAGACCGACAGCCAGTAGCGTTTCGCTGCCAGTGTTCAAGAGATCGTTTTTCTGCAGCAATTATTTCGCTAGGCGCTGGAGAAATTGAAGATATGATTGTAGAGGATGGGCAAGCAGAAGCAGAATGCCATTTTTGTAATGAAAGGTACTATTTTTCAAAAGATGAATTGGAAGAGATGAAAAAGGAAGCTTTGAGTGTATAACGACCTTCAGCGGAATACGCGGCAAATTAAATTGACAGACAAGTGTAGCGGATGTTACATTATTAACATATAATAAACCTATAAAAATACTTGGTTTTGAGGAGTGGGAACATGGCGGTTGTCAACTCGATTGTCGATCTCATTGGCAATACACCGGTCGTAAAACTAAATAGAGGCGTCGATGAGTCATCTGCTGAAATTTATCTCAAGCTGGAATATCAAAATCCTGGAAGTTCTGTGAAGGATCGAATCGCTTTAGCCATGATTGCAGCTGCAGAGAGAGAAGGAAAAATAAAACAAGGTGACACCATTATTGAGGCGACAAGTGGTAATACTGGAATTGGCCTAGCTATGGTTGCGACGGCAAAGGGCTATAAAAGTATTCTCGTTATGCCTGATACGATGAGTATGGAGCGCCGAAATCTTCTCAAAGCGTATGGCGCAGAGCTTGTTTTGACACCGGGAAGCGAAGGGATGAACGGCGCTGTCGTTAAAGCTGAAGAGCTTGCAAAAACACATGGCTATTTTCTTGCCGAGCAATTTAGAAATAAAGCCAATCCCGAAGTCCATCGCCAAACGACGGGACCGGAAATTGTCAAAGACTTTCCTGACGGCTTAGATGCATTTGTTTCAGGAATTGGCACTGGCGGCACAATAACAGGAGCAGGAGAAGTTTTAAAGGAAGCTTTTCCTTCCATTCGGATTGTTGCTGTCGAACCAAAGGATTCCCCGATCTTAGCTACTGGAAAACCGGGTCCTCATAAGCTGCAAGGCATTGGGGCAAACTTTGTTCCTGACACTCTTAACACCGACATCTACGATGAAATTATTCATGTCTCTACAGAGCAGGCGTTTGAGCACGCTCGGGAAACGGCACGGATACAAGGAATACTTGGCGGAATTTCATCGGGTGCGGCTGTTTACGCAGCTAAAAAAGTAGCTAAGGAATTAGGTGCAGGTAAAAAAGTGCTTGCCATTATTCCCAGCAATGGGGAGCGCTATTTAAGCACGCCTCTTTATCAATTTGGAGAGGAATAATGGACTCGGCGAACTATAGACAGAGCGGAGAAAACACCACACTCATGTTATCGTTGAGGCGTGGTGTTTTTGTATGTTTTTTATTGGGAATCTTTTACTTTTTGAGTTTGCGTTGACAAGGCGGGTGTTGGATTATAAAAGTTGAGTAGATTTACGAAAAAGGAGAAGAAGCATGAAGACATATACCCCCTACGGAGAAACAGAATCTCTCCCATCGAATTGGTTTGCACGCATTCAAGAGATCCTTGAGCAAGAAAATGAAGCGATATGGCTGGACAGTGCTAAAGATGGACGTTGGAGCATACTCGCTTGTCAACCAGAAGCCATCATTGAAAGCAAGAATGGAGTGATTTCACATCGAGTAAATACAAATGGAGGTTTTATCGAGCATTCCAGCGATGGTGCGATTTTTCAATACCTAAGTGAAGCGCTTAACAGACATAACGCAACAATTCCAGAAGGTTACCCCCCATTTTGCGGTGGAGTGCTTGGTGTTTTTGCTTATCCTACCGTCACTGAGTATGAACCAATCAAGCTTAATTCCCCAAACGATTTACATACCCCTGATGTGTATACATTTTTAACGAAAGAGCTGCTCGTCGTCGATCACTTAGCCAATGAGATTTGGTTTATCGTTGAAGCTGGGGCTGATCAGGAAAGAAGGATGAATCTGTTGCGTAACCGATGGAATCATTTGTCGCAAATCCCTGAGAAAACTGAACGTGACACTAATGATTTTTTAAACGATTTGCAGTATGATGAACATACCGCACACGTCCAGTTCGCTTTTAAGGAGCAACAATTTACCGAAGCCGTCGAAGTCATTCAGTCATATATTGCCAGTGGGGATACCTTTCAAGTCAACTTATCTGTTAGGCAGGAACGCCCCCTTTCTGTAACGGGGCTGGACGTTTATCGCCATTTGCGAACTTTAAACCCTTCTCCTTATATGGCATTTATTAAGGCGCGGTCGTTTACTTTAGTGTGTGGGTCACCGGAACTTCTTGTTGAAAAGAACAACAACGAGGCGATCACGAAACCTATTGCTGGCACAAGGTCACGCGGAAAGACATCTGAGGAAACAGCCGCTTTGGCTGAGGAG of the Litoribacterium kuwaitense genome contains:
- the tilS gene encoding tRNA lysidine(34) synthetase TilS gives rise to the protein MLEDVKDILTEENLIFPGDTLIVGVSGGPDSMALLYTLNTLKKDFALTIVVAHVNYRLRGSASDQDELFVQRICHDWDVQFEGTQMEDPSFIKSGHSLQMAAREERFHYFIQLAKKYKAAAICLGHHGDDQMETMLLRLVNGGSPSSLVGLQFRRYHSGFRIVRPMLGLTKSEVLQGCRLHRIPFRLDDTNEKRDYVRNRLRHDVLPLLKLENPQVHERFQEMSRQLLEDEMVLHEGANNLYRECFTTTESGIVLHDIPSFLNQPPAYTRRAIRIMLANIHSSFAPGRLPTHRIDSLMTWLREGKGIFQFGHNIESIREYEKVYFYNKERIDDTAKPVSIQSHMIQKSDTHVDVQEGHLFVEGSSSARHDRCEINGEERLSIRLKDEDFPLKWRVRQSGDRVIIPHVGTKKVSRIMIDRKIPASKRGTWPLLVTARGFVIWVIGLQEGVVPDANEDDELFYFTYFSEAKNRGHMNDER
- a CDS encoding type III pantothenate kinase yields the protein MIVVIDVGNTHTVFGVFQQGALQARWRFATDVYRTSDEYAVLLRSSFQSAGLTMEQVKGSIVATVVPPLLRTIQVMCKALFGHAAVVVGPGIRTGLNIMTDHPSEVGADRIVNAVAALTRFPVPLIIIDFGTATTFCYINAKRQYMGGVILPGLQLSADALYEKASKLTRTELTRPLGVIGKNTTSSLQSGLYYGGVGQVEGIVSQIKEEANAEPTVVATGGLSTFLAKDLPCIDVIDPHLTLKGLYDLYVKNERSI
- the hslO gene encoding Hsp33 family molecular chaperone HslO encodes the protein MSDYLVRALAFDGNVRAYAARTTEAVKEAQKRHTTWPTASAAMGRAMTAGVMMGYMIKNGKKITITIQGGGPIGAIVVDATPTGDVRAYVSNPHVHFDLNEQGKLDVRRAVGVDGFLSVAKDLGLRNHFTGQVPIISGELGDDFTYYFVHSEQIPSAVGVGVLVNPDNSVLASGGFIIQLMPGANEEIIAFIEKRVQNMTPVSKLIEEGKTPEEIIEEVLGEGEAQFLDRQPVAFRCQCSRDRFSAAIISLGAGEIEDMIVEDGQAEAECHFCNERYYFSKDELEEMKKEALSV
- the cysK gene encoding cysteine synthase A; its protein translation is MAVVNSIVDLIGNTPVVKLNRGVDESSAEIYLKLEYQNPGSSVKDRIALAMIAAAEREGKIKQGDTIIEATSGNTGIGLAMVATAKGYKSILVMPDTMSMERRNLLKAYGAELVLTPGSEGMNGAVVKAEELAKTHGYFLAEQFRNKANPEVHRQTTGPEIVKDFPDGLDAFVSGIGTGGTITGAGEVLKEAFPSIRIVAVEPKDSPILATGKPGPHKLQGIGANFVPDTLNTDIYDEIIHVSTEQAFEHARETARIQGILGGISSGAAVYAAKKVAKELGAGKKVLAIIPSNGERYLSTPLYQFGEE
- a CDS encoding anthranilate synthase component I family protein, producing MKTYTPYGETESLPSNWFARIQEILEQENEAIWLDSAKDGRWSILACQPEAIIESKNGVISHRVNTNGGFIEHSSDGAIFQYLSEALNRHNATIPEGYPPFCGGVLGVFAYPTVTEYEPIKLNSPNDLHTPDVYTFLTKELLVVDHLANEIWFIVEAGADQERRMNLLRNRWNHLSQIPEKTERDTNDFLNDLQYDEHTAHVQFAFKEQQFTEAVEVIQSYIASGDTFQVNLSVRQERPLSVTGLDVYRHLRTLNPSPYMAFIKARSFTLVCGSPELLVEKNNNEAITKPIAGTRSRGKTSEETAALAEELRTNEKERAEHVMLVDLERNDLGKVCEYGSVHADHFMSIEEYSHVIHLVSQVSGRLSDQADPMHLFQAVFPGGTITGAPKHRTMEIIDELEPHSRGFYTGSVGWIGYDGNMVMNIIIRSMLVQQECAYVQSGAGIVYDSVARWEFKEALKKSAAVWQAVSHAEAEQRIKHEKRRDEHDLND